In bacterium, the following are encoded in one genomic region:
- a CDS encoding alpha-glucosidase/alpha-galactosidase: MKIAIIGAGSLGFTKRFIIDIISVPELRNFTLALNDIDEERLNLITKWANALKKQENLKIEILSSTDRKDVIKNSDYIINTIRVGGLEAFELDVSIPRKYGVHQAVGDTVGPGGVFYALRTIPVLLEICEDIKKLCPDAWFLNYTNPMAMNTWAMIKYGHKKVVGLCHSIQGTAWQLSSYIGVPYEEVYYWAAGINHMSWFLEFKRNGKDLYPELFEAMKNPEIFKKDPVRFEIMKHFGYFVSESSFHMAEYVPYFNKKKELINKFNTHGWIYLDVCKNAYDPATEKLKKEAEGKEKIEISRSNEYCSYIIHALETGCILRFNGNVLNDEIIDNLPYGCCVEVPCYAEKGNIRPAKVGNLPIQCASLNRLNINVQEITVEAAIKRKKSLVYQAVALDPLTGAVLSLEEIKNMVDEMFEKEKEYLPEFTD; encoded by the coding sequence ATGAAGATAGCGATAATCGGAGCGGGAAGTTTAGGATTTACAAAAAGATTTATCATTGATATTATAAGTGTTCCAGAATTAAGAAATTTTACACTTGCTTTAAATGATATTGATGAGGAAAGATTGAATTTAATAACAAAATGGGCAAATGCTTTAAAAAAACAGGAAAATTTAAAAATTGAAATTTTATCTTCAACTGATAGAAAAGATGTTATTAAAAATTCTGACTATATTATAAATACAATCAGAGTAGGAGGACTTGAAGCATTTGAACTTGATGTTTCTATTCCGAGGAAATATGGGGTTCATCAGGCAGTCGGAGATACAGTTGGTCCAGGTGGTGTATTTTATGCTTTAAGAACAATTCCAGTTTTACTTGAAATATGTGAGGATATTAAAAAATTATGTCCGGATGCATGGTTTTTGAATTATACAAATCCAATGGCAATGAATACATGGGCAATGATAAAATACGGACATAAAAAAGTTGTTGGACTTTGTCACAGTATTCAGGGAACTGCCTGGCAATTATCAAGTTATATAGGAGTACCCTATGAAGAAGTTTATTACTGGGCAGCAGGAATAAATCATATGTCATGGTTTCTTGAATTTAAAAGAAATGGAAAAGACCTTTATCCTGAATTATTTGAAGCAATGAAAAACCCTGAAATTTTCAAAAAAGACCCTGTGAGATTTGAAATAATGAAACATTTTGGATATTTTGTAAGTGAGTCAAGTTTTCATATGGCTGAATATGTTCCATATTTCAACAAAAAGAAAGAACTTATAAATAAATTCAATACGCATGGATGGATATATCTTGATGTTTGTAAGAATGCTTATGACCCTGCAACTGAAAAATTAAAAAAAGAGGCAGAGGGTAAAGAAAAAATTGAAATATCAAGGAGTAACGAATATTGTTCATATATAATCCATGCACTTGAAACTGGATGTATTTTAAGATTTAACGGAAATGTTTTGAATGATGAAATAATAGATAATTTACCTTATGGATGCTGTGTTGAAGTTCCATGCTATGCAGAAAAAGGAAATATAAGGCCTGCAAAAGTTGGAAATTTACCAATCCAGTGTGCTTCTTTAAACAGATTAAATATAAATGTTCAGGAAATTACTGTTGAGGCAGCAATTAAAAGAAAAAAATCACTTGTATATCAAGCAGTTGCACTTGACCCTTTAACAGGAGCAGTATTATCACTTGAAGAAATAAAAAATATGGTTGATGAAATGTTTGAAAAAGAAAAGGAATATTTACCAGAATTTACTGATTAA
- the ispF gene encoding 2-C-methyl-D-erythritol 2,4-cyclodiphosphate synthase, with protein MYKTGIGFDIHKFAEGRKFIIGGIEIPYEKGLIGHSDGDVLIHSISDAILGALGRPDIGYYFPDTDEKIKGIDSKEILKRVIGFLKDDRYEIVNIDSVIICEKPKILPYSEKIKKSLSEVIGIEKEKINIKGKTTEGIDKGNYCACISIVLISKK; from the coding sequence ATGTATAAAACAGGGATTGGTTTTGATATTCATAAGTTTGCTGAAGGAAGAAAATTTATAATTGGAGGTATTGAAATTCCTTATGAAAAAGGGCTTATTGGACATAGTGATGGAGATGTTTTAATTCATTCAATAAGTGATGCAATACTTGGAGCACTTGGAAGACCCGATATTGGATATTACTTTCCAGATACTGATGAAAAAATAAAAGGAATAGATAGTAAAGAGATATTAAAAAGAGTGATTGGATTTTTAAAAGATGATAGATATGAAATAGTTAATATTGATAGTGTGATTATATGTGAAAAGCCAAAAATCCTTCCATATTCTGAAAAAATAAAAAAATCCCTTTCTGAAGTAATTGGTATAGAAAAAGAAAAAATAAATATAAAAGGAAAAACAACAGAAGGGATTGATAAAGGTAATTACTGTGCTTGTATTTCAATTGTATTAATTTCTAAAAAATAA
- a CDS encoding alpha/beta hydrolase: MENKKKISIWEDKIPYSKGNSEEDIPKLTPYLIENKKNNPCIIVFPGGGYSVRAPHEKEPIALWLNRIGISAFVLDYRVSPYRYPVPFLDAQRSIRFVRYNAEKFNIDPNRIGIIGFSAGGHLASLTGVHFDYGKKENDPIEKISLRPDLLILCYPVISFLNYSHQGCIKNFLGENIDKEILEFLSSEKQVKKDTPPCFIWHTQNDDVVPVQHSILFALSLKEKNIDFELHIFEKGLHGLGLAENDFSVSYWTILCEKWLRKHNF, encoded by the coding sequence ATGGAAAATAAAAAGAAAATCTCAATATGGGAAGATAAAATACCTTATTCAAAAGGAAATTCAGAGGAAGATATACCAAAATTGACTCCTTATTTAATTGAAAATAAAAAAAATAATCCATGTATAATTGTTTTCCCTGGAGGTGGATATTCTGTTAGGGCGCCTCATGAAAAGGAACCTATTGCTTTATGGTTAAATAGAATAGGAATATCTGCATTTGTTCTTGATTATCGTGTTTCTCCTTACAGATATCCTGTTCCCTTTCTTGATGCGCAGAGAAGTATAAGATTTGTAAGATATAATGCTGAAAAATTTAATATAGACCCAAATCGTATAGGAATAATTGGTTTTTCTGCAGGAGGACATCTTGCTTCTCTTACAGGAGTTCATTTTGATTATGGAAAAAAAGAGAATGACCCGATTGAAAAAATTTCTTTAAGACCTGATTTATTAATTCTGTGTTATCCTGTTATTTCATTTTTAAATTACAGCCATCAGGGTTGTATAAAAAATTTTCTTGGAGAAAATATAGATAAAGAAATTCTTGAATTTTTATCATCTGAAAAACAGGTCAAGAAAGATACTCCACCGTGTTTTATTTGGCATACTCAGAATGATGATGTTGTTCCTGTTCAGCACAGTATTTTATTTGCTCTATCCCTTAAAGAAAAAAATATTGATTTTGAACTTCATATTTTTGAAAAAGGACTTCATGGGCTTGGACTTGCAGAAAATGATTTTTCAGTTTCTTACTGGACTATTTTATGTGAAAAATGGTTAAGGAAACATAATTTTTAA
- a CDS encoding sulfite exporter TauE/SafE family protein gives MESIYNLSHFKLFLLELYAFLIGVSKTGIPGVGILAIPLTAMILPAKASTGLILPMLIMGDIFAVTYYRRKAVWKYILRLLPFAATGIIIGYFLMGKINDKQLSKFIGLVILTILFLNWWWNKKEIKVPEKFYFAVIMGLFAGITTMMANAAGPILIIYLLAMKLPKTEFVGTGAWYFFILNWFKVPFSVNLGLINFYSLKLNLLLFPCVCIGAISGIFFLKKIPQKVFNQIVQILAFLSALKLIF, from the coding sequence ATGGAAAGTATATATAATTTAAGTCATTTTAAACTTTTTTTGCTGGAATTATATGCTTTTTTAATTGGTGTCTCAAAAACAGGGATTCCAGGAGTTGGTATTCTTGCAATTCCTTTAACTGCTATGATTTTACCTGCAAAAGCATCCACTGGTTTGATTTTACCTATGCTTATAATGGGAGATATATTTGCAGTAACTTATTATAGAAGAAAAGCGGTTTGGAAGTATATCCTTCGTCTTTTACCATTTGCCGCAACTGGAATAATTATAGGATATTTTTTAATGGGAAAAATAAATGATAAACAGTTGAGCAAATTTATTGGTCTTGTAATTCTTACAATTCTTTTTCTAAACTGGTGGTGGAATAAAAAAGAAATTAAAGTACCTGAAAAATTTTATTTTGCTGTAATAATGGGACTTTTTGCCGGAATTACAACAATGATGGCAAATGCAGCAGGACCAATTTTAATAATTTATTTACTTGCAATGAAACTACCAAAGACAGAATTTGTTGGAACAGGAGCATGGTATTTTTTTATTTTAAACTGGTTTAAAGTCCCCTTCAGTGTAAATCTTGGACTTATAAATTTTTATTCTTTGAAACTCAATTTACTTCTATTCCCTTGTGTTTGTATTGGAGCAATTTCTGGAATATTCTTTTTAAAAAAAATCCCTCAAAAAGTATTTAATCAAATTGTCCAAATTCTTGCTTTTCTTTCTGCTTTAAAACTTATTTTTTAG